From one bacterium genomic stretch:
- a CDS encoding ribulokinase codes for MASGANYVIGIDFGTDSVRSLIVNAENGEELATAVHHFTRWKEGKYCNPGKNRFRQHPLDHMEGLEKTIRESLRQAPRGAAESIKGISVDTTGSTPGPVTRDGTALGLVPGFEDNPDALFVLWKDHTAVAEAEEINHLARSWGGVDFTMYVGGIYSSEWFWAKMLHVLRENSHVREAAFSWIEHCDWVTGILTGNTAPLTMKRSRCAAGHKAMWHASFDGLPSQDFLARLDPLLSGIRERLYTETCTSDVVAGTLCAEWSKRLDLPAGIPVGVGAFDAHMGAVGGAIRPYALSKVIGTSTCDMLVAPMEDMGDRLIRGICGQVDGSIIPGMLGMEAGQSAFGDIYAWFRDVLAWPLRKGMCGDAANDARSIEQAVDRIIPGLTAEAEKLPIDGNGIVALDWMNGRRTPDANQMLKGAITGLNLGSSAPAIFRALIEATAFGSKKIVERFESEGVPIKEVIALGGVAKKSPFVMQVLADVLNRNIRVAKSEQTCALGAAMFAATAGGIHGNVEKAIEKMGSGFEHEYKPDKDRAGQYGILYERYGRLGAFIEDETTRGKRG; via the coding sequence ATGGCCAGCGGCGCCAATTACGTGATTGGAATCGACTTCGGAACCGATTCGGTGCGGTCGCTCATAGTAAATGCCGAAAACGGCGAGGAGCTCGCAACCGCGGTTCATCATTTCACACGGTGGAAAGAGGGAAAATACTGCAATCCCGGAAAAAACAGGTTCCGTCAGCATCCCCTCGATCATATGGAAGGACTCGAAAAAACCATACGGGAATCCCTTCGGCAGGCTCCTCGCGGCGCTGCCGAATCGATCAAGGGAATTTCGGTGGATACCACCGGTTCGACCCCGGGGCCGGTAACCCGCGATGGAACAGCGCTCGGACTTGTTCCCGGATTCGAAGACAATCCCGATGCGCTCTTTGTTCTTTGGAAGGATCATACCGCCGTTGCCGAAGCTGAGGAGATCAATCATCTGGCGCGCTCATGGGGTGGCGTCGATTTCACCATGTATGTCGGTGGAATCTATTCTTCGGAATGGTTCTGGGCGAAGATGCTCCATGTTCTCAGAGAGAACAGCCATGTGCGCGAGGCCGCATTCTCATGGATTGAACACTGCGACTGGGTGACCGGTATTCTCACGGGTAACACGGCCCCCCTCACCATGAAACGGAGCCGTTGCGCGGCGGGTCACAAAGCCATGTGGCATGCATCGTTTGACGGGCTGCCTTCGCAGGATTTCCTCGCCCGTCTCGATCCGCTACTTTCAGGGATTCGCGAGCGACTCTATACCGAGACCTGTACCTCCGATGTTGTGGCCGGAACATTGTGCGCCGAATGGTCAAAACGGCTCGATCTTCCGGCAGGAATCCCCGTGGGTGTCGGTGCGTTCGACGCTCATATGGGTGCGGTCGGCGGCGCAATCAGGCCCTATGCCCTCTCCAAGGTTATCGGAACATCCACCTGCGATATGCTTGTCGCGCCGATGGAGGATATGGGTGACCGGCTTATACGGGGCATCTGCGGGCAGGTGGACGGCTCGATAATCCCCGGAATGCTCGGCATGGAAGCAGGACAGTCGGCGTTCGGAGACATCTATGCATGGTTCAGGGATGTGCTTGCCTGGCCACTCCGAAAGGGTATGTGCGGTGACGCCGCGAATGATGCCCGATCGATTGAACAGGCGGTTGATCGTATCATACCCGGGCTGACCGCAGAAGCGGAAAAACTCCCCATCGACGGGAACGGCATTGTCGCTCTCGACTGGATGAACGGCAGACGGACACCCGATGCCAACCAGATGCTCAAGGGTGCCATAACGGGTCTCAATCTCGGAAGCTCCGCCCCTGCGATATTCAGGGCGCTCATCGAGGCGACCGCGTTCGGTTCGAAAAAGATCGTGGAGCGCTTCGAATCCGAGGGAGTACCGATCAAAGAGGTTATCGCACTCGGCGGAGTAGCGAAAAAGTCGCCCTTTGTCATGCAGGTGCTCGCCGATGTGCTCAACCGGAATATCAGGGTGGCGAAATCCGAGCAGACCTGCGCGCTTGGCGCTGCAATGTTTGCAGCTACAGCCGGAGGAATCCACGGGAATGTCGAGAAAGCCATCGAAAAGATGGGAAGCGGATTCGAGCACGAATACAAACCTGATAAGGACCGTGCCGGACAGTACGGGATACTTTACGAGAGATACGGCAGGCTCGGCGCTTTTATCGAGGATGAAACAACGCGTGGGAAAAGGGGATAA
- a CDS encoding beta-galactosidase, giving the protein MVKDLIKWIWPVSALVLLSAPVISQPARLKSPDPLPILAWLGPPAEHTIYSRYREMADAGFNQSFSGFPDADAMAKALDIAKAANVKLFISIPELSKDPEGIARRFKNHPALAGYYLRDEPNAKDFPDLAAWVKRIRAVDDEHFCYINLFPNYATAEQLGTPTYREYVDEFVRTIPVQVITFDHYPVIGDKLRPEWYENLEIISAASRKANKPFWAFALAVAHDPYPVPTLSHLRVQIYSDLAYGAQGIQYFTYWTPRSTTWNFHQGPIETDGKRTVVYERVKQINEEIQNLAGVFIGAKVLSVGHSGPVLPRGTKPFTVMPPFTSIENFNNEESALISWLENGGRQFLVIVNSNIKYDMQFTINTEKDAAIQRVQKDGTLESFINTGAGINIGPGDVVIFTWEKSKSGRKK; this is encoded by the coding sequence ATGGTAAAAGATTTGATTAAATGGATTTGGCCTGTTTCTGCATTAGTTTTATTGTCCGCACCTGTCATTTCGCAGCCTGCCCGGTTAAAATCACCTGACCCGCTTCCCATTCTCGCATGGCTGGGACCGCCCGCAGAACATACGATATATTCACGGTACCGCGAGATGGCGGATGCAGGATTCAACCAGAGCTTCTCCGGTTTCCCCGATGCCGATGCAATGGCAAAAGCCCTCGATATCGCGAAAGCCGCAAACGTCAAACTGTTCATCAGCATTCCCGAGCTCAGTAAAGACCCCGAGGGGATTGCCCGGCGTTTCAAAAACCACCCGGCGCTGGCGGGATACTATCTCCGTGACGAGCCCAATGCAAAGGATTTTCCCGACCTTGCGGCCTGGGTGAAACGGATACGGGCTGTTGACGACGAGCATTTCTGCTACATTAATCTTTTCCCCAATTATGCCACGGCAGAGCAGCTCGGAACTCCAACCTACCGTGAATATGTGGATGAATTCGTCAGAACCATACCGGTACAGGTCATCACCTTCGACCATTACCCTGTCATCGGCGACAAGCTCCGTCCCGAATGGTACGAGAATCTCGAAATAATCTCGGCAGCTTCCAGAAAGGCAAACAAGCCGTTCTGGGCTTTTGCTCTTGCGGTTGCCCATGATCCTTATCCGGTTCCCACACTATCTCATCTCCGGGTCCAGATTTACAGTGACCTGGCCTATGGCGCTCAGGGAATCCAGTATTTTACGTACTGGACACCCAGGAGCACGACGTGGAATTTCCACCAGGGCCCGATCGAAACGGATGGCAAGAGAACGGTGGTATATGAGCGGGTAAAACAGATCAACGAGGAAATTCAGAATCTTGCCGGAGTTTTTATCGGAGCGAAAGTCCTTTCGGTCGGGCATTCCGGCCCGGTTCTCCCTCGGGGAACAAAGCCGTTTACCGTAATGCCCCCTTTTACCAGTATAGAAAATTTCAACAACGAGGAAAGCGCTCTCATTTCATGGCTGGAGAACGGTGGACGGCAATTTCTCGTTATCGTCAACAGTAACATCAAATATGATATGCAGTTTACTATCAACACGGAAAAAGATGCGGCGATTCAGCGTGTGCAAAAGGATGGAACGCTGGAATCATTTATCAACACAGGAGCCGGCATCAATATTGGCCCCGGAGATGTCGTCATTTTCACCTGGGAAAAATCAAAATCCGGCCGTAAAAAATGA
- a CDS encoding fucose isomerase, which yields MINMPEVKMGIVAVSRDCFPIELSRKRKNMVVAECAKKRIPLVDCETIVENECDVLKALDELNEKGVNALVVYLGNFGPEGPLSMLAELFDGPSMLVGSAEETKNDLIDGRGDAFCGMLNASYNMALRYVRPYIPEYPVGLPAEIADKIADFMPTARVLLGVGSLKIFSFGPRPQDFLACNAPVKPLYDLGIEIMENSELDLLDIFNRADNPAAIEAIARDMAKELGHGNNYPDMLIKLARYEYALLKFVEDNLGASEYGILANKCWPAFEKYFGFVPCYVNSRLAGRGIPVSCEVDIYGALSEYMVSAATDFPATLLDINNTVPPDMIEESRAVVGDYKPTDLFMGFHCGNTASSCMATFALKHQIIMKRLMEPESEPDITRGTLDGIIRPGDITIFRLQGTADTELRSYVAQGEVLDIDPRSHGSIGVFAVREMGRFYRHVLIGKQFPHHTAVGFKHAGKALFNAVTMLGIDDISHNHPHGVYYPDENPYG from the coding sequence ATGATCAATATGCCTGAAGTTAAGATGGGAATTGTCGCAGTGAGCCGTGATTGTTTCCCGATTGAGCTGTCGAGAAAACGCAAAAACATGGTTGTGGCGGAATGCGCAAAGAAACGCATCCCGCTTGTTGACTGTGAAACGATTGTCGAAAACGAATGCGATGTTCTGAAGGCGCTCGACGAGCTCAACGAAAAGGGAGTCAATGCGCTCGTGGTCTATCTCGGTAATTTCGGCCCCGAAGGCCCGCTCTCGATGCTTGCCGAGCTTTTCGACGGCCCTTCCATGCTTGTCGGCTCGGCGGAAGAGACGAAGAACGATCTCATCGACGGCCGCGGGGATGCTTTCTGCGGGATGCTCAATGCCTCGTACAATATGGCGCTCAGATATGTCCGTCCCTATATCCCTGAATACCCTGTGGGGCTTCCCGCCGAGATTGCGGATAAAATCGCTGATTTCATGCCGACCGCCCGGGTGCTCCTGGGAGTCGGATCACTCAAGATTTTCTCATTCGGTCCCCGGCCGCAGGATTTTCTCGCCTGCAATGCGCCTGTCAAGCCTCTGTACGATCTGGGGATTGAAATCATGGAAAACAGCGAGCTCGATCTCCTCGATATATTCAACCGCGCCGACAATCCCGCCGCGATAGAGGCAATCGCCCGTGATATGGCCAAAGAACTCGGCCATGGCAACAACTATCCGGATATGCTCATCAAGCTGGCGCGGTACGAGTACGCGCTCCTCAAATTTGTGGAGGACAATCTGGGCGCATCCGAATACGGCATTCTTGCCAACAAGTGCTGGCCGGCGTTCGAGAAATATTTCGGATTCGTTCCGTGCTATGTCAATTCACGGCTTGCGGGCCGCGGGATACCGGTATCGTGCGAAGTCGATATCTACGGCGCCCTGAGCGAATACATGGTCTCGGCGGCGACCGATTTTCCCGCCACGCTGCTCGACATCAACAACACCGTACCACCCGATATGATCGAGGAGTCACGCGCGGTTGTCGGGGATTATAAACCGACCGACCTGTTCATGGGATTCCACTGCGGAAACACCGCCTCGTCATGCATGGCCACCTTTGCCCTCAAACACCAGATTATCATGAAACGGCTTATGGAGCCCGAAAGCGAGCCCGACATCACCCGTGGAACCCTCGATGGTATCATCAGACCGGGTGACATCACCATTTTCAGGCTTCAGGGCACCGCCGACACCGAACTCCGGTCGTACGTGGCCCAGGGCGAAGTCCTCGATATCGATCCGCGGTCTCACGGGAGCATCGGGGTATTCGCCGTCCGCGAAATGGGGCGGTTCTACCGTCATGTGCTCATCGGGAAGCAGTTTCCGCACCATACCGCTGTCGGATTCAAACATGCAGGCAAAGCGCTCTTCAACGCGGTTACCATGCTCGGTATCGACGACATTTCTCATAACCATCCGCACGGGGTATACTATCCGGACGAAAATCCGTACGGATGA
- a CDS encoding L-ribulose-5-phosphate 4-epimerase, whose product MTSLKELRERVWEANMELPRRNLVIYTFGNASGIDRDRGVFAIKPSGVPYEDLTPDSMVLVDLENTVVEGTLNPSSDTKTHTVLYRNFPSIGGIVHTHSPYATAWAQAKKSIPCLGTTQADHMPGNIPCTLVMSDERIQRDYEEETGNQILECFRNNSYEDTEMVLVACHGPFTWGTTPEKAVYNSVVLEELARIAFITTLINPAVQPLKESLISVHYSRKHGTGATYGQTSPKKGA is encoded by the coding sequence ATGACATCCCTCAAAGAACTCAGGGAGCGGGTCTGGGAAGCGAATATGGAGCTTCCCCGTCGTAACCTCGTTATCTACACCTTCGGGAACGCGAGCGGCATCGACCGTGACCGCGGGGTGTTCGCCATCAAACCGAGCGGTGTACCGTACGAGGACCTGACACCGGACAGCATGGTGCTCGTCGACCTCGAAAACACAGTTGTGGAAGGAACTCTTAATCCCTCGTCGGATACAAAAACCCATACGGTATTATACAGGAATTTCCCATCCATAGGGGGCATCGTCCATACCCATTCGCCATATGCAACCGCATGGGCGCAAGCCAAGAAATCCATACCCTGCCTGGGGACTACCCAGGCTGACCACATGCCGGGTAACATCCCATGTACGCTTGTTATGAGCGATGAACGGATTCAGCGTGATTATGAGGAAGAAACCGGTAACCAGATTCTCGAATGTTTCCGGAATAACTCATATGAGGACACCGAAATGGTGCTCGTGGCATGCCACGGACCTTTCACCTGGGGTACAACTCCCGAAAAGGCCGTCTACAACAGCGTGGTACTCGAAGAACTGGCACGTATCGCTTTCATTACTACGCTTATAAACCCGGCGGTACAGCCCCTGAAGGAGTCGCTGATTTCCGTGCACTACAGCCGCAAACATGGCACAGGCGCCACCTATGGCCAGACATCACCGAAGAAAGGAGCATGA
- a CDS encoding radical SAM protein yields the protein KKRGIPVIAGGAGFSFIPEGILRYLGADWGVYGPGERVLVTLLDSLEQNPPRVGTVFDGWEAGFDPDIDHQRAPVIDYGRYTANRGLLGFETQKGCHESCSFCSEGNKRVLFKKPEKIVQELRELARQGFTDFHLCDSEFNQNLDHCKAFLGNLIGRGPEFLWAVYMKVAPYDDELFSLLRKSGVQLITLSVPTGQNSFEHARETGRLSKKHGIKLAVDFLCGFPGDTVQSVKESLENLRRIEPATVGINTYFRLGPKLPVTKRILASPEYTQHLLGALPEENPDYVKPVFYNHITVEMLRDMVGDDPLFKIEGFEQTSNYERIRTGGVQ from the coding sequence AAAAAGCGCGGCATACCGGTTATCGCGGGAGGAGCGGGCTTTTCGTTCATCCCCGAAGGGATTTTACGGTATCTCGGCGCAGACTGGGGCGTTTACGGCCCCGGGGAGCGGGTGCTCGTCACGCTGCTCGACAGCCTTGAACAGAATCCCCCTCGGGTGGGAACGGTATTCGACGGCTGGGAAGCGGGATTTGATCCGGACATCGATCACCAGAGAGCGCCGGTCATCGACTATGGACGGTATACTGCAAACCGCGGCCTTCTCGGTTTTGAAACCCAGAAGGGGTGCCACGAATCGTGCTCCTTCTGTTCCGAGGGTAACAAACGTGTCCTGTTCAAAAAACCGGAAAAAATCGTTCAGGAACTGCGAGAACTCGCGCGGCAGGGTTTTACCGATTTTCACCTGTGCGACTCGGAATTCAACCAGAACCTCGATCACTGCAAGGCATTCCTCGGGAACCTCATCGGCAGGGGGCCGGAATTTTTGTGGGCCGTGTACATGAAGGTTGCGCCTTACGATGACGAGCTGTTCTCTCTTCTCAGGAAAAGCGGGGTGCAACTTATAACCCTTTCCGTACCAACCGGGCAAAACTCTTTCGAACACGCACGTGAGACAGGGCGACTGTCGAAAAAGCACGGTATCAAGCTCGCGGTCGATTTTCTCTGCGGCTTTCCCGGCGATACGGTGCAATCGGTGAAAGAGAGCCTCGAAAATCTGCGGAGGATAGAACCTGCAACTGTCGGTATAAACACATATTTCCGTCTCGGCCCGAAACTGCCGGTTACGAAGCGGATACTGGCATCTCCCGAATACACACAGCATCTTCTGGGAGCATTGCCCGAAGAAAATCCGGATTATGTCAAACCGGTTTTCTACAATCATATCACCGTGGAGATGCTCAGAGATATGGTCGGGGACGATCCCCTGTTCAAGATCGAAGGCTTCGAACAGACGAGCAATTACGAGCGGATACGTACAGGCGGGGTACAGTAA
- a CDS encoding TIGR02757 family protein, with protein sequence MNDPAALKACLDSLAADYDARFLDSDPVGLVHRYRFHEDIETAGFIVSVLAFGNAVQIRKSAETVLAYAGDSPARFARGLTPKSALEVFSNFKHRWTTGSDIAFLFFTLGRIVEEEGSLEALVRKLDNPGEKTIEELMARLSRWFVFRYTEDFGKNPGRPGISYLVPSPAGGSACKRLALFFRWMVRGPDGVDFGLWKFINSSRLVIPLDRHIARMAALLGLSSRRIQDWKMAIEITESLRQLDPDDPVRYDFALVRPGILRKCTAAKQGDCPECSLHNICTGRWL encoded by the coding sequence TTGAACGACCCTGCCGCGCTGAAAGCATGCCTCGACAGCCTTGCTGCCGATTATGATGCCCGTTTTCTCGATTCCGACCCCGTGGGACTTGTCCATCGCTACCGGTTCCACGAAGACATCGAAACCGCCGGATTCATCGTGTCTGTCCTTGCCTTCGGGAATGCGGTTCAGATAAGGAAAAGCGCTGAAACTGTTCTTGCGTACGCCGGAGATTCGCCTGCCCGGTTTGCACGTGGATTGACGCCGAAGAGTGCGCTCGAAGTCTTTAGTAATTTCAAGCACCGATGGACGACCGGCAGCGATATCGCCTTTCTTTTTTTTACACTCGGCCGTATTGTCGAAGAGGAAGGTTCGCTCGAAGCTCTCGTGCGGAAACTTGACAATCCGGGTGAAAAGACGATCGAAGAACTCATGGCGCGTTTGTCACGCTGGTTTGTTTTCAGATATACAGAAGATTTCGGAAAAAATCCGGGCCGGCCGGGAATATCATATCTCGTCCCTTCGCCTGCCGGGGGAAGCGCCTGTAAACGGCTGGCGCTGTTTTTCCGGTGGATGGTTCGCGGTCCGGATGGTGTCGATTTCGGGCTCTGGAAGTTCATAAACTCATCGAGACTTGTCATACCCCTCGATCGTCACATTGCACGAATGGCGGCGCTTCTCGGATTGAGCTCACGGCGTATTCAGGACTGGAAAATGGCAATCGAGATTACGGAATCGCTTCGGCAGCTCGACCCGGATGATCCTGTCAGGTATGATTTTGCGCTTGTCCGGCCGGGAATCCTGAGGAAATGTACCGCTGCAAAACAGGGAGACTGCCCCGAATGTTCGCTCCACAATATATGCACGGGTCGGTGGCTCTGA
- the rlmD gene encoding 23S rRNA (uracil(1939)-C(5))-methyltransferase RlmD, which produces MELNPAISHSEETVTIESLAYGGDAVCHADGRVVFVPDGVPGDVARIEILQDKGSFMRGELRELVTPSPDRVEPFCPYASQCGGCQWQTVDYPAQVTWKRTIVSETLKRIGGIELPEVEPCHASPNDRNYRTVARYPVERTSQGLVFGYNERRSHRIVDILSCPVAEDRVNDIAVALRSLLTERFQRTDIRELTIRAAHNHPSSLVSMVFGSEAGCSGLAETMLTEIENLAGVSLWITGGENTLRHLKTYGDRHRYETVNGKLFRIEERSFFQINIPQTESLVNIVTEMTGVHSRQKLVDGYGGVGLFSLGVPPTDTDIFLFDVSGTAVRDSIYNARNGGFSRFRAVKGTAQEVIDSLKGTDVLFIDPPRTGLGLKAVRAVCSPGASTIVYISCNPATLARDLKIFAENGYSVERIVPVDMFPHTFHIETVVKLERD; this is translated from the coding sequence ATGGAATTGAACCCGGCAATATCTCATAGTGAAGAAACCGTTACCATCGAATCCCTCGCCTATGGCGGGGATGCCGTATGTCATGCAGACGGCCGCGTGGTATTCGTGCCCGATGGTGTTCCGGGGGATGTTGCCCGGATCGAAATACTTCAGGACAAGGGTTCGTTCATGCGAGGGGAGTTACGCGAACTGGTTACCCCTTCACCGGATCGTGTCGAGCCTTTCTGCCCGTATGCTTCGCAGTGCGGCGGGTGCCAGTGGCAGACGGTTGATTATCCGGCACAGGTCACCTGGAAACGGACGATTGTCTCGGAAACGCTGAAACGCATCGGCGGTATCGAGCTCCCGGAAGTCGAACCGTGCCATGCCTCACCGAATGACCGTAATTATCGTACGGTGGCGCGATACCCTGTGGAACGGACATCGCAGGGCCTCGTATTCGGTTATAACGAGCGACGGTCGCACCGTATTGTCGATATTCTATCCTGCCCCGTGGCGGAAGACCGGGTAAATGATATCGCTGTGGCTCTCCGCAGCCTTCTCACAGAACGATTTCAACGCACCGATATCCGTGAGCTGACCATCCGCGCCGCCCATAATCATCCCTCGTCTCTCGTCAGCATGGTTTTTGGGTCGGAAGCTGGCTGTTCCGGGCTGGCAGAGACCATGCTGACAGAAATAGAGAATCTTGCCGGTGTAAGCCTCTGGATTACCGGTGGGGAAAATACTCTCCGTCACCTGAAAACCTATGGCGACCGTCACCGGTACGAGACAGTGAACGGAAAACTCTTCAGAATCGAAGAGCGCTCCTTTTTTCAGATCAATATACCCCAGACCGAGAGTCTGGTGAATATAGTCACTGAAATGACCGGCGTACACTCCAGGCAAAAGCTTGTCGACGGATACGGAGGTGTGGGGCTGTTTTCGCTCGGCGTTCCGCCTACCGATACAGATATTTTTCTCTTCGATGTGTCCGGAACGGCGGTCAGGGACAGCATCTACAATGCCCGGAACGGAGGATTCTCACGGTTCAGGGCGGTCAAGGGCACAGCTCAGGAAGTGATCGACTCACTGAAGGGAACGGATGTGCTTTTTATCGACCCGCCGCGAACGGGGCTCGGTCTTAAGGCGGTTCGAGCTGTATGTTCGCCTGGGGCATCCACTATTGTCTATATTTCATGTAATCCGGCAACACTGGCCCGTGATCTTAAAATATTCGCCGAAAACGGTTATTCCGTTGAAAGAATTGTTCCGGTGGATATGTTCCCCCACACATTTCATATCGAGACTGTTGTGAAATTGGAGCGAGACTGA
- the yidD gene encoding membrane protein insertion efficiency factor YidD: MKMFLITALFFVVFSLARAFTAWADTPADSLHISRRNPAARLAGLPSRGAIWFYRFFISEQDVPTCHFNPSCSRFSMDAFETTDPFQATLITFDRLMRCNYFIYGEYPIADGRFSDPVTDHLLWGSAHPKSLPQTPGASFGGYKAVFDTSSVLFNHPDSFLKFADSMAHLGETKLAMEEYHALTGKSFPPEIRIEALVHGGWILYECSHYSGAAAAFHEARTLAGDKFEGAGNIALMEYLAKSEILNDTNSLKSIIEYNSIDYFHTYISAWSTIRQGDFSGARLTLEGLSESGDREIEDASRAVLASLDSTGTHIHKKGRISGPLSALVPGLGRVYTGRYGDAVFSFGVTGATSGLALRAIGTGPWTKAAFFSAAAAGYYAGNVYGSIISARTENHRSVDNAVRYMVTKANQKGLLPGQIAARRFASLLPYHENENGGVPNPILSDSARSDGDRFFRSGRWREAERSFRLYLFFTPAQEQDINVLYRLGKSLEYEGEHEKARVLYERILDRNLDSELAEKARLDLARLHLRNDDDRAQLEIDEEILMGRDPESIAEARYLKTWVSLANYNWEGARALLDTKPTDNVHDNIDRASGIVYKRLSAQKKIPRKSPRLARYLSMAVPGLGQAYAGKPLNGMGAFIINGSIVYSTVRSIQSENWLDAGLIVVLLFDRFYTGNLYNAERFSHEYNETQNRLLFNAIRNDVRTFDRSMDPYSLK; the protein is encoded by the coding sequence ATGAAAATGTTTTTGATCACGGCCCTTTTTTTTGTGGTGTTCTCGCTTGCTCGCGCTTTTACCGCATGGGCGGACACACCTGCGGATTCGCTGCATATCAGTCGCAGAAATCCCGCCGCCCGTTTAGCGGGTTTGCCCAGCCGCGGTGCGATCTGGTTTTACCGGTTTTTCATCTCCGAACAGGATGTTCCCACCTGCCATTTCAACCCGTCATGCTCACGATTCAGTATGGACGCCTTTGAAACGACCGACCCGTTTCAGGCCACGTTGATAACTTTTGACCGGCTCATGCGCTGCAATTACTTTATATACGGCGAATATCCGATTGCCGACGGCCGTTTCAGCGACCCGGTAACAGACCACCTTCTCTGGGGATCGGCTCATCCGAAAAGCCTGCCGCAAACACCGGGTGCTTCGTTCGGCGGGTACAAAGCCGTCTTCGATACTTCTTCAGTTCTGTTCAATCACCCCGATTCATTTTTGAAATTTGCCGATTCCATGGCACATCTCGGGGAAACAAAGCTTGCCATGGAGGAATACCATGCGCTTACGGGAAAATCATTTCCTCCCGAGATACGAATTGAAGCGCTCGTGCACGGCGGCTGGATACTGTATGAGTGTAGCCATTATTCCGGGGCTGCAGCGGCATTTCACGAAGCAAGGACACTTGCAGGGGATAAATTCGAAGGAGCAGGTAACATAGCGCTTATGGAATATCTTGCAAAGAGTGAAATCTTGAACGATACCAACTCCTTGAAGTCTATAATAGAATATAATTCAATAGACTATTTTCATACCTATATTTCGGCATGGTCGACTATTCGACAGGGAGATTTTTCCGGCGCCCGGCTTACTCTGGAGGGGCTTTCGGAATCCGGCGACCGCGAGATTGAAGATGCAAGCCGGGCTGTACTGGCATCGCTTGATTCTACTGGAACACACATCCATAAAAAAGGGAGGATTTCGGGTCCGCTCTCGGCTCTCGTACCCGGGCTCGGAAGAGTATATACCGGACGGTACGGGGATGCCGTGTTCTCCTTCGGCGTGACCGGCGCAACATCCGGACTGGCTCTCCGTGCCATCGGAACGGGACCTTGGACAAAAGCCGCCTTTTTCAGCGCTGCAGCGGCAGGATATTATGCCGGAAATGTCTATGGTTCCATTATCTCGGCTCGTACTGAAAACCACCGGTCTGTCGACAACGCTGTTCGATATATGGTGACGAAGGCAAACCAAAAAGGTCTTTTACCGGGTCAGATCGCTGCCCGGCGTTTCGCCAGCCTTCTACCATACCATGAAAACGAAAACGGAGGCGTTCCCAACCCTATCCTTTCAGACAGCGCACGAAGCGACGGCGACCGTTTCTTCCGGTCCGGACGGTGGCGTGAAGCGGAACGATCCTTCAGGCTGTACCTTTTTTTCACACCGGCACAGGAACAGGATATCAATGTACTCTACAGGCTGGGGAAATCGCTCGAGTACGAAGGCGAGCACGAAAAAGCCCGGGTTCTCTATGAACGTATTCTCGACAGAAACCTCGATTCGGAGCTGGCGGAGAAAGCACGGCTCGATCTTGCCCGTCTCCACCTGCGGAACGACGACGACCGTGCACAACTCGAAATCGATGAGGAAATTCTGATGGGCCGCGATCCGGAAAGTATTGCGGAAGCGCGGTACCTGAAAACGTGGGTCTCCCTGGCTAATTATAACTGGGAGGGCGCCCGCGCCTTGCTTGACACCAAACCAACAGATAATGTACATGATAATATTGACCGCGCATCAGGTATAGTCTACAAGAGACTTAGCGCACAGAAAAAAATCCCCCGTAAATCGCCACGACTGGCGCGGTATCTCTCGATGGCTGTGCCCGGTCTGGGACAGGCGTATGCCGGGAAACCTCTGAACGGCATGGGGGCTTTCATAATCAACGGCTCGATCGTTTATTCGACTGTCCGGTCGATTCAGTCCGAGAACTGGCTCGATGCGGGATTGATCGTCGTTCTCCTGTTCGACCGGTTCTATACGGGGAATCTTTATAATGCGGAGCGTTTCAGCCATGAGTATAACGAAACTCAGAACAGACTGCTGTTCAACGCAATCAGAAACGATGTCAGAACATTCGACAGGTCGATGGATCCATATAGCCTGAAGTAG